One window of the Eschrichtius robustus isolate mEscRob2 chromosome X, mEscRob2.pri, whole genome shotgun sequence genome contains the following:
- the LOC137756500 gene encoding uncharacterized protein CXorf49 homolog — protein MSSPDEASVWVWGTGFGPEGGERAGVGPAGPAVPWGPDPGPEPGEPRSGEGGGGFPDPEGFQSEREMLEAGGPVPCGPEGRPGSPADDTRDLVHLDEESAAAILLQLAGWDVLGVRRHPSLESCAAFEVSAVWAGLEAGPGGRGAPDQSCGEAPPAPARPLHLGGPEAGRAWGNPKRGPKRRLNVAADRQRLPEEGLAWLLSDPESSDEFSETQLMTVSTYPRGGGQAEPSTPEDPGDTPRHSNFQVRENFLHVPGSSLSSAPRGLTSVVETQDVGEQGISSPKKMRSVLWGKGGSRSSYPGAAAAAAAAGGLPRVTPRKKGAQEKKSLRGASKLALGTTFPSGGERISATALEPATLPPISGIPLLGRSKRYTLVPLGTEQSKHTGAGKKSVARRARESEAVAGEDKDPNRDPAAKGQLPGYRPGTSFPRMHRGKASSGDLNTRGPQDPGNSEPLALNPGEVMPRGPVPSGDREPLDHPPRPERQQQPLGTPGCPWCLVLQREIDDLKEQLAAMQYLADKFQTL, from the exons ATGAGCTCCCCCGATGAGGCGTCTGTGTGGGTGTGGGGAACGGGTTTCGGCCCAGAGGGCGGGGAGCGGGCCGGCGTCGGCCCGGCCGGCCCCGCAGTCCCGTGGGGACCCGACCCAGGCCCCGAGCCCGGGGAGCCGCGGAGCGGCGAGGGCGGGGGCGGCTTCCCGGACCCCGAGGGCTTCCAGTCGGAGCGGGAGATGCTGGAAGCGGGAGGGCCGGTGCCGTGCGGCCCCGAAGGCCGACCTGGCTCCCCGGCTGACGACACGAGGGACCTCGTGCACCTGGACGAGGAGTCTGCGGCGGCCATCTTGCTGCAGCTGGCCGGGTGGGACGTGCTGGGCGTCCGCAGACACCCGTCCCTGGAGAGCTGCGCCGCCTTCGAAGTGTCCGCCGTGTGGGCCGGCCTCGAGGCGGGTCCCGGCGGTCGAGGAGCGCCCGACCAGAGCTGTGGGGAAGCGCCGCCGGCTCCGGCCCGCCCTCTCCACCTCGGTGGGCCCGAAGCGGGCCGGGCCTGGGGGAACCCTAAGAGAGGCCCTAAGCGTAGGTTGAACGTGGCTGCGGATCGCCAGCGGCTCCCCGAGGAAGGCCTGGCCTGGCTGCTGTCCGACCCCGAGTCCTCAGATGAGTTCAGTGAGACACAGCTGATGACGGTGAGCACTTACCCCAGAGGAGGAGGCCAGGCCGAGCCCAGCACACCCGAGGATCCCGGGGACACTCCCAGACACTCGAATTTCCAAGTCAGGGAGAATTTCCTTCACGTGCCAGGCTCTTCCCTGTCCTCGGCTCCGCGAGGACTCACTTCGGTTGTGGAAACGCAGGACGTGGGAGAGCAGGGCATCTCTTCCCCTAAGAAAATGCGGAGCGTGCTCTGGGGGAAGGGGGGCAGCAGGTCCAGCTACCcgggagctgctgctgctgctgctgctgcaggtggCCTGCCGCGGGTCACTCCTAGGAAGAAGGGGGCCCAGGAGAAGAAATCCCTCAGGGGAGCCTCCAAACTTGCCCTGGGGACAACCTTCCCTTCCGGGGGAGAGCGAATCTCGGCAACTGCCCTGGAACCGGCCACCTTGCCCCCAATCTCTGGTATTCCGCTGCTTGGGAGATCCAAGAGGTATACCTTGGTCCCTTTGGGAACCGAACAGTCCAAGCACACCGGCGCTGGGAAGAAATCCGTGGCCAGGCGGGCAAGGGAGTCTGAGGCGGTGGCGGGAGAAGATAAGGACCCAAATAGAGACCCAGCCGCAAAGGGCCAA CTGCCAGGTTACAGGCCAGGCACATCTTTTCCACGCATGCATCGTGGAAAAGCCAGCAGTGGCGACCTCAACACCAGAGGCCCCCAAGATCCAGGAAACTCAGAGCCCTTGGCCCTGAACCCAGGAGAAGTCATGCCCAGGGGGCCTGTCCCCTCAG GTGACCGGGAGCCACTTGACCATCCCCCAAGACCGGAAAGGCAGCAGCAGCCACTGGGAACGCCGGGCTGTCCTTGG TGTCTCGTGCTACAGAGAGAAATAGACGACCTTAAGGAGCAACTTG CCGCCATGCAGTACCTGGCTGACAAGTTCCAGACCCTTTGA
- the LOC137756794 gene encoding uncharacterized protein CXorf49 homolog, which produces MSSPDEASVWVWGTGFGPEGGERAGVGPAGPAVPWGPDPGPEPGEPRSGEGGGGFPDPEGFQSEREMLEAGGPVPCGPEGRPGSPADDTRDLVHLDEESAAAILLQLAGWDVLGVRRHPSLESCAAFEVSAVWAGLEAGPGGRGAPDQSCGEAPPAPARPLHLGGPEAGRAWGNPKRGPKRRLNVAADRQRLPEEGLAWLLSDPESSDEFSETQLMTVSTYPRGGGQAEPSTPEDPGDTPRHSNFQVRENFLHVPGSSLSSAPRGLTSVVETQDVGEQGISSPKKMRSVLWGKGGSRSSYPGAAAAAAAAAGGLPRVTPRKKGAQEKKSLRGASKLALGTTFPSGGERISATALEPATLPPISGIPLLGRAKRYTLVPLGTEQSKHTGAGKKSVARRARESEAVAGEDKDPNRDPAAKGQLPGYRPGTSFPRMHRGKASSGDLNTRGPQDPGNSEPLALNPGEVMPRGPVPSGDREPLDHPPRPERQQQPLGTPGCPWCLVLQREIDDLKEQLAAMQYLADKFQTL; this is translated from the exons ATGAGCTCCCCCGATGAGGCGTCTGTGTGGGTGTGGGGAACGGGTTTCGGCCCAGAGGGCGGGGAGCGGGCCGGCGTCGGCCCGGCCGGCCCCGCAGTCCCGTGGGGACCCGACCCAGGCCCCGAGCCCGGGGAGCCGCGGAGCGGCGAGGGCGGGGGCGGCTTCCCGGACCCCGAGGGCTTCCAGTCGGAGCGGGAGATGCTGGAAGCGGGAGGGCCGGTGCCGTGCGGCCCCGAAGGCCGACCTGGCTCCCCGGCTGACGACACGAGGGACCTCGTGCACCTGGACGAGGAGTCTGCGGCGGCCATCTTGCTGCAGCTGGCCGGGTGGGACGTGCTGGGCGTCCGCAGACACCCGTCCCTGGAGAGCTGCGCCGCCTTCGAAGTGTCCGCCGTGTGGGCCGGCCTCGAGGCGGGTCCCGGCGGTCGAGGAGCGCCCGACCAGAGCTGTGGGGAAGCGCCGCCGGCTCCGGCCCGCCCTCTCCACCTCGGTGGGCCCGAAGCGGGCCGGGCCTGGGGGAACCCTAAGAGAGGCCCTAAGCGTAGGTTGAACGTGGCTGCGGATCGCCAGCGGCTCCCCGAGGAAGGCCTGGCCTGGCTGCTGTCCGACCCCGAGTCCTCAGATGAGTTCAGTGAGACACAGCTGATGACGGTGAGCACTTACCCCAGAGGAGGAGGCCAGGCCGAGCCCAGCACACCCGAGGATCCCGGGGACACTCCCAGACACTCGAATTTCCAAGTCAGGGAGAATTTCCTTCACGTGCCAGGCTCTTCCCTGTCCTCGGCTCCGCGAGGACTCACTTCGGTTGTGGAAACGCAGGACGTGGGAGAGCAGGGCATCTCTTCCCCTAAGAAAATGCGGAGCGTGCTCTGGGGGAAGGGGGGCAGCAGGTCCAGCTACCcgggagctgctgctgctgctgctgctgctgcaggtggCCTGCCGCGGGTCACTCCTAGGAAGAAGGGGGCCCAGGAGAAGAAATCCCTCAGGGGAGCCTCCAAACTTGCCCTGGGGACAACCTTCCCTTCCGGGGGAGAGCGAATCTCGGCAACTGCCCTGGAACCGGCCACCTTGCCCCCAATCTCTGGTATTCCGCTGCTTGGGAGAGCCAAGAGGTATACCTTGGTCCCTTTGGGAACCGAACAGTCCAAGCACACCGGCGCTGGGAAGAAATCCGTGGCCAGGCGGGCAAGGGAGTCTGAGGCGGTGGCGGGAGAAGATAAGGACCCAAATAGAGACCCAGCCGCAAAGGGCCAA CTGCCAGGTTACAGGCCAGGCACATCTTTTCCACGCATGCATCGTGGAAAAGCCAGCAGTGGCGACCTCAACACCAGAGGCCCCCAAGATCCAGGAAACTCAGAGCCCTTGGCCCTGAACCCAGGAGAAGTCATGCCCAGGGGGCCTGTCCCCTCAG GTGACCGGGAGCCACTTGACCATCCCCCAAGACCGGAAAGGCAGCAGCAGCCACTGGGAACGCCGGGCTGTCCTTGG TGTCTCGTGCTACAGAGAGAAATAGACGACCTTAAGGAGCAACTTG CCGCCATGCAGTACCTGGCTGACAAGTTCCAGACCCTTTGA